From a single Nicotiana tabacum cultivar K326 chromosome 8, ASM71507v2, whole genome shotgun sequence genomic region:
- the LOC107760435 gene encoding transcription factor MYB58: MARTRCYDKSGLKKGTWTPDEDRKLAAYVSKYGCWNWRQLPKFAGLARCGKSCRLRWLNYLQPNIKRGNYTKEEDEIIMKLHAEIGNKWSVIAAHLPGRSDNDIKNHWHTSLKKRSTREYSTSTDSIKRSSNNSYQANSQKKRRENETQLNANESFQLSPMQSCSTEVSSCATIDQNVENIHGEREVFQEEIFEVSSGSFWTEPFLVDSFNTASDCFVPSFDDHGVFVSPFSPVMSYGELLCSYY, encoded by the exons ATGGCAAGGACACGTTGCTATGACAAAAGTGGATTGAAGAAGGGAACTTGGACACCTGATGAAGATAGGAAATTAGCAGCTTATGTTAGTAAATATGGTTGCTGGAATTGGCGTCAACTTCCCAAGTTTGCTG GATTAGCTAGGTGTGGGAAGAGCTGCAGACTGAGATGGCTGAATTATCTCCAACCAAATATCAAAAGAGGAAACTATactaaagaagaagatgaaattaTCATGAAGCTCCACGCAGAAATTGGAAACAA ATGGTCGGTAATTGCTGCTCACTTACCTGGAAGATCAGACAATGACATAAAGAATCATTGGCACACCTCTCTCAAAAAGAGATCAACTCGGGAATATTCAACTTCAACTGACTCAATAAAGAGATCATCTAACAACAGTTATCAAGCCAACAGTCAAAAAAAGAGACGTGAAAATGAAACTCAACTAAATGCAAATGAGAGTTTTCAATTGTCACCGATGCAATCATGCAGTACTGAGGTTTCTTCTTGTGCTACAATTGATCAAAATGTGGAAAATATACATGGCGAACGCGAGGTTTTTCAAGAAGAAATATTTGAAGTATCTAGCGGAAGTTTTTGGACAGAACCATTTTTAGTAGATAGTTTTAACACTGCTAGTGATTGTTTTGTACCATCATTCGATGATCATGGAGTATTTGTATCTCCATTTTCCCCTGTTATGAGCTATGGTGAATTACTATGCTCATATTATTAA